Genomic segment of Helicobacter sp. 12S02232-10:
ACACATCAATTTTATTTAGAACGATTCCAAAAGGTCTTGAATAAAGCTCTAATGAGAAATTTCTAAGTTCAGATCTTAATTTTTCATATTGTTGCCATACACTTTGATAAGAACTCACATCAATGACAAAAAGCAAAAGTTTAGTGCGCTCTATATGACGCAAGAACTCTATGCCAAGACCCCTTCCCTCACTAGCTCCATCAATAATCCCTGGTATATCAGCCATCACAAAAGAGTTCATTTCATCAGGTTGCACAACCCCAAGATTTGGGATCAAGGTCGTGAATTCATAATTGGCTATTTCAGGTTTGGCATTAGAAATTACAGAAATCAAGGTTGATTTTCCTGTGTTGGGAAAACCAACCAATCCAACATCTGCAATCAATTTCAACTCCAAACGAATATGCCTCTCTTCTCCGGCAAGTCCGCTTTGAGAATACGTAGGACGCTGATTGACGGAATTTTTAAATCGCGCATTTCCAAACCCCCCCTTACCACCTTTTAAGACTTTGACATTGAAATCTTGGTCTGTAAAATCATATAGCAGTTCATTTGTTTCAAAATCAAAAATCTGCGTTCCTGGAGGAATTTTTATAACAATATCTTCTCCTCTTTTGCCACTGCATTTCTTGCTCCCACCAGGTTGTCCGTTTTTAGCTTTATAGTGTTTGGTTCCTCGAAAACAAGAAAGAGTATCTGTATTTTTATCCACTTGAAAATAAACATCTCCACCATCTCCACCATCTCCACCATCAGGTCCTCCATTCAGGACAAATTTTTCCCGTCTGAAGCTAACTGCACCCGCTCCCCCCTTTCCTGAAGCAATAAAAATATCTACATTATCTACAAACATAAAATTCCCAAGTCTTAAATTTATTTCGCACGAAATATTCTATCTATTTTGTCCTGTATTTCTTCAAGCATTGCAAAACGATTTTTATACATAGAACGTTTCTTGCTCGGAACGTCTTCAAGTTTTTTGTGCGTGTGATTTAACAAGTAATAATAATGCCTGTGAATTTTCACAATTTCCCCGCAAGATTCCTGCCAAATTTTATCATAATCAACATAATAACCTTTATAAAACCCTTTATTAGATCGAATTTGAAATTTTGAAGGAATGCCCAAAGTTGCGTTACAATTCAAAACTCTTGTGAAGATTTTTAAAACTTCAATCAATAACGAAGCTGGACGCAAACCAAAACATTTTTTTGTCAAAAACTTGATTTCATCATCTTCATTTTGACAGGATTTGCTTCCTTGAATAGAAGCAATAAGCAAATCATTATCAGGAGTAAAAGAAAAAGTGGCTTGATAGATGCGCTCTTGTAAAGAATTTCTCAAGACCAACGCCCAAAAACCCTCTTCATTCGCAATCGTATTTTTTTCCAAAAATAACCCATATGATTTTTCTCCATCAATATTAAA
This window contains:
- a CDS encoding DUF535 family protein, translating into MEYKFFKPSLLKCNNLQVTLRRYSRYYLRKIIFYQYVIQFEEFVNSNPLLQDFFEHSPICAYVLIRYFCNRSFNSAERFNHIVSDLKFMAKLHLSSKILPLWREKILLFNIDGEKSYGLFLEKNTIANEEGFWALVLRNSLQERIYQATFSFTPDNDLLIASIQGSKSCQNEDDEIKFLTKKCFGLRPASLLIEVLKIFTRVLNCNATLGIPSKFQIRSNKGFYKGYYVDYDKIWQESCGEIVKIHRHYYYLLNHTHKKLEDVPSKKRSMYKNRFAMLEEIQDKIDRIFRAK
- the obgE gene encoding GTPase ObgE, with protein sequence MFVDNVDIFIASGKGGAGAVSFRREKFVLNGGPDGGDGGDGGDVYFQVDKNTDTLSCFRGTKHYKAKNGQPGGSKKCSGKRGEDIVIKIPPGTQIFDFETNELLYDFTDQDFNVKVLKGGKGGFGNARFKNSVNQRPTYSQSGLAGEERHIRLELKLIADVGLVGFPNTGKSTLISVISNAKPEIANYEFTTLIPNLGVVQPDEMNSFVMADIPGIIDGASEGRGLGIEFLRHIERTKLLLFVIDVSSYQSVWQQYEKLRSELRNFSLELYSRPFGIVLNKIDVLDFSSKAIDEFYVSLGIKSLKSDCFGLDQKLEYFIDKNLFEDNMKRNANAPLFVIPISSLAQINTKPLTFILLKALKNQMEDVL